A region of Terriglobales bacterium DNA encodes the following proteins:
- a CDS encoding formate dehydrogenase accessory protein FdhE, whose amino-acid sequence MTAGWDARIARAQELASQQPAAAPLLLFYARVAEFQKKVCAEISPRVAADPEQSLRSQLRPELILPFFPALLELVEQYGPGRLEEAARELAATGEGKCREVLMDHIAGRPTDPCLDFFARAAAQPYAEHLAARMASGPLPASQVCPLCNGKPQLGVLRPEGEGTKRSLLCSFCLLEWEFRRLLCPACGEENESKLPFYRAEELPHLRVESCETCRHYLKSVDLAQNGLAVPLVDEIAASALDLWAHDRGLTKIAVNLLGL is encoded by the coding sequence ATGACCGCCGGCTGGGATGCCCGCATCGCGCGCGCGCAGGAGTTGGCCTCGCAGCAGCCCGCTGCCGCGCCCCTGCTTCTCTTCTATGCCCGCGTGGCGGAGTTCCAGAAGAAGGTCTGCGCGGAGATTTCGCCGCGGGTCGCCGCCGATCCGGAGCAATCGCTGCGCAGCCAGCTCCGCCCGGAACTCATCCTCCCGTTCTTTCCCGCCCTGCTCGAGTTGGTGGAGCAGTACGGCCCGGGGCGATTGGAAGAAGCCGCCCGCGAACTGGCAGCGACCGGCGAGGGCAAGTGCCGCGAGGTGCTGATGGACCACATCGCGGGGCGGCCCACCGATCCCTGCCTCGATTTCTTCGCCCGTGCCGCCGCGCAGCCCTACGCCGAGCATCTGGCTGCCAGGATGGCTTCCGGGCCGTTGCCGGCAAGCCAGGTCTGCCCGCTGTGCAACGGCAAGCCGCAACTGGGTGTGCTGCGCCCGGAAGGCGAAGGCACCAAGCGCTCGCTGCTTTGCTCCTTCTGCTTGCTGGAGTGGGAGTTCCGCCGGCTGCTCTGTCCCGCTTGCGGCGAGGAGAACGAGAGCAAGCTGCCCTTCTACCGCGCCGAGGAGCTTCCGCATCTGCGAGTGGAGAGCTGCGAGACCTGCCGCCACTATCTGAAGAGCGTGGATCTGGCGCAGAACGGCCTGGCGGTGCCCCTGGTGGACGAGATCGCCGCCTCCGCCCTGGATCTTTGGGCGCACGACCGCGGCCTCACCAAGATCGCCGTCAATCTGCTGGGGCTGTGA